In Mangifera indica cultivar Alphonso chromosome 7, CATAS_Mindica_2.1, whole genome shotgun sequence, the genomic window TTGCTAGTTTCCAACTTCTTTTGAGCTCGTTCTTGCTCCATGTATTTATTTTcgaatatacaaaatattatatatataacatatattattatatgattgaatatcgttttattttttttttaaaaattatttatttatttaattacaaacattaaatatatactaatttatgtatttaaaataggtatatataattttactgttaATATCTTAATTGTTAATGTCAATAGGACGTAAAGATTTTAAACGCATTCATGGTTTTCAAGcacaaaatgtaaaaaaatcaTGTGATCATACATTCCTGCAGCCTCAATTATGAagcatataataataacaaatttgattaatttatgtattaattattcaattattgttattgtttcaACGCCTGCCAACCAACCTCTCACATTTTTTACATTCTCCATGTTAATATGCATACCTTATTTTCCCCCACCCTTGTattcctttatttcttttttcccttgtaTTGACATTCTTGAGTATTAGTATCTTATTATAAtatgggaaattattaaaaatacgcaaaattaaaggggtctaagcgaaattgcccaaaaaattcaggtttaagcaaaaatgcccagattttatgaaatgacgaaactgcccccatatataaacaaagcaaattttcactgtgtaattcaaagaaaaccccacctcccacggcaatcccacgacGAACGTCATTTcggccgattttcttgctttccggtaaccgaaaatgacaaagaaggttagtatatctcccgtgatcttgtttggatcaagttattgctcatattattgagatttgattgagatttttgggtttgaaattttagggtttacggtttgaataatgcttaaaatgttttgattcttggttgttttcgttgaattgattgtgggcttttatgttatacaacgtatagatttgattttcgcaaaaatcggaggccgaaacgaccaaaatgtggccgaaaatggctgccgaagagatcggcagtccgacgtgggaacagtgtttcccacgtcaagcaGGTGCATCCCACGTTCAGTAGACTTTGACCCTTTTTTTggggggtaaattagctttttttaaatattgggcGTCGTGGGAgatccttagcccacgtcgggttttttttgtaatttgtcGCTTCAACGTGAGTTTGGCGAAATAACGAAAATGCCTCTTATATAAACACagccaaatgacttatttccCACGGTAAATTTCGCGATTTTACTgtgcatttcaaagaaaaaatcaaaacttttcacGGCACCACGTTCATCTCACGGCCGAGCAGATTttcgccgattttcttgctttccggcatcCGCAAATGGCAAATCAGGTTAGTATGTCTCtcgtaatcttatttgaatcaagttattactcatattattgagatttgattgagattttgcgcCATCCACAAAtggaaattttagggtttcaatgttgaacaatgcttaaaatgtttcgattcttggttgttttggttgaattgattgaggggttttatgttatacaacgtgtagatttgttTTATGTGGAAATCAGAggccaaaacaaccaaattttggctgaaaatggctgccgaagagtgcggcagtccgacgtgggaacagtatTTCCCACGTCAAGTGCGTTCATCCCACGTTCAGCAGTGATTGGCCTTTCttaggggggtaaattagcttttttaagaTATTGGGACGCCGTGGAAATTCCTTAGAACAAAGCGGGTTTTTCTGATATTTCCCATATAACAGTGGATCTGTTTAGAATAGGAGTTTTCAtgaggggtaaattgataattttcttatctagggtttctaatcatgtagttttcgaattttatatccgttttttctgttttagggtctttcaagttttagaatttgaatttcagttccgtctttccgaatttcaccgttttgcgagattttgactcgtatttttcaaattttcgaaggatttttcgattgttgcaattctaggtttttaaacttttagaattcgattttCAGCTtcttttttcgaattttaccgttttacaagatttcgactcgtattttttagattttcgaaggaattttcgattgttgccattctaaggtttttcaacttttagaactcGAATTccatttccgttttttcgaatttcaccgttttacgagatttcgactcatatattatagattttcgaaggatttttcgattgttgccgtTCTAggattttttaacttttagaatttgaatttcagttccgtttttttgaatttcatcgttttacgagattttgactagtatttttcaaatttctgaaggatttttcaattgttgctattctagggtttttcaactttgagaatttgattttcagttttctttttcgaattttatcattttacgaGATTTtaattcgtattttttagattttcgaaggaattttcgattgttgctattctagggtttttgaacttttagaattcgaatttcatttttgttttttcgaattttaccgttttacgatattctaactcgtatttttcagatttccgaaggattttttgattacTGTCACTCTAGGGtctttcaacttttagaattcgaatttcagtttcgtttttttgaatttcatcgttttacgagattttgactcgtatatttcagatttctgaaggattgttcgattgttgccattctagggtttttcaacttttagaactcgaattccattttctttttttgaatttcaccgttttacgagatttcgactcgtatatttcagatttctgaaggattgttcgattgttgccattctaggatttttcaacttttagaattcgaatttcagtttcgttttttcaaatttcacccttttacgagattttgactcgtatttttcaaattttcgaaggattttgaaattgttgctattctagggtttttcaaattttagaattcgaatttcagttttgttttttcaaatttcactgttttacgagatttcgactcatattttccagatatctgaaggattttttgattgttgtcattcaagggtttttcaacttttagaattcgaattccatttttgttttttcgaatttcaccattttacgagattctgactcgtatttttcagatttctgaagaattttttgattattctcactttagggtttttcaactttgaaatactttaaaatgtcaataataaaaaatttcttcaaaaatctgaaaaatactagtggatatatcctaaaacgatgaaattcaaaaaaacagaattgaaatttgaatcctaaaagttgaaataccatagaatgacaacaataaaaaaattcttcaaaaatctgaaaaatacgaatcgatatatcctaaagcgatgaaatccgaaataacaaaactaaaattcggaatctaaaagttgaaataccctagtatagcaacaatcgaaaaattcttcataaatctggaaaatgtgcattgatatatcttaaaacggtgaaactcgaaaaaacctataatttcaattgtaatgcgcctacaatgtttaatatgaaaatacgccctaattttaataacatttcatttgacccctcaattatctctttctttatttaacacccttgtatgttgtcttatatcaaatcaatacctatctatttttaacatgttatataaatcctttatatattataaaatatctaaaacccccataacaatgtaaaatatccaaaaccccccgtatttatcctaaattacatttaacccccatacttgCCAAAGATtgtatttaacccccatattatgacatcaaaactagacttaacaaatcaaatgaagttttaggctaagattgacataaatacctttttttgatgaatagtattttttcgagtcgaattcaaaaatacgaacttctttagtccgaacgaatccctactaattgatgttgaaaaaaaaaatgaaagtgagagtgagtgtttgagtgatatgagaagtgtgtgtaaataaaatgagtgaggagggtttatatagatgaggggaagggtaattttgacattttagaaaaagtaataaaataaataaataaatatgaaaatgcctttacaatgaaaaatatccaaaaaccccccatatttatcctaaattattttaatccccatacttgtcaaacattgtatttaaccctcatattatgacataaaaactagcttaacaaataaaattaagttttaggctaagattgacataaataccttttttcgatgaatagtattttttcgagttgaattcagatatatataattttactgttaATATCTTAATTGTTAATGTCAATAGGACGTAAAGATTTTAAACGCATTCATGGTTTTCAAGCACAAAATGTAAAAAATCGTGTGATCATACATTCCTGCAGCCTCAATTATGAAGCCTATAAgaataacaaatttgattaatttatgtattaattattcaattattgttattgtttcaACGCCTGCCAACCAACCTCTCACATTTTTTACATTCTCCATGTTAATATGCATACCTTATTTTCCCCCACCCTTGTattcctttatttcttttttcccttgtaTTGACATTCTTGAGTATTAGtatcttattataatatatattacacgatataatataaataacaaattatatgtattataaaatatattaaaaaatatataatataagatatattatatgatataataaatattatatgatataaatttatatattttttggatatagtgataatataataagggtatatttaaacaaatttcataattttaaagaatgtttataatatttttattttttaaatgatgcagtctaaatttctaatatatatatatgtgtgtgtgtataaatatCATCTCCTTGATCAATTGCCTTGCCTCAAGCAATTCATCATGGAACCCTTTTTCCTTTCCCTATTTCTCATCCTGATTTTCCTCATTTccctttctctcttctctttctcttccattttcaaATCCAAATCCTCCACTGAGCAAAATTCTACTGATGAAAAGCTTCATGAGCTCCCACCAGGAAGAACAGGCTGGCCATTTATCGGTGAAGGCATTGAGTATCTTTCATTGGCCAAAAAGGGTTGCAttgaaaacttcatttcaacaagaaaaaataaacacaacCCCATGCTTTTCAAGACTTCATTGCTTGGAGAAACCGTGGCGGTTTTATGCAGCGCTGAGGGAAACAAGTTGCTGTTTTCCAGTGAGAACAAACTTGTGAAATCTTGGCGGCCGAGAAATTTCGGTAAAATCTTCGACAATTCGGATAAAACAAGCACCATTGAGGAAACCATGAGAATGCGAAGCCTTTCAATCGTGATTAAGGAGTCAAACTCACTCCAAAAATACGTAGAAATTATCGATCAAGTAGCGAAAGATCACCTGGAAAAATATTGGGAAGGCAAAGAAGAAGTCAAGGTTTATTTTCTAGCAAGAAAATTCACTTTCACGTTAGCATGTAAACTGATGTTGAACATCGAGGATCCTGAGGTTGTTGAAGAGCTTCAGAAGCTGTTTGATCACATAGCAAAGGGGTTCTTTTCTTTGCCTATAAACATTCCAGGGACAACGCTGAACCGAGCAATTAGGGCTTCCAGGGAAATTCGGAAAAAGTTCTTGGGGATGATTAAGCAAAGGAAGATCGAAATTATGGAGAAGACTGTGTTGGATTATGAAGCCAATGACATAGTGTCAAAGTTATTATTGGAGAAATCCAAGGATGGTGAAGGCTTGAATGAATCTGAAATTGCCAATATGATTTTAGGGTTGCTGGTTGCTGCACATGACAATACAAGTGTTACTGTGGTTTCAACTGTCAAATATCTTGCAGAGCTACCAGAAACTTATGACAAGTTTCATGGAGGTATGTTAATTTATTGTTCATGGGATTGGATTTGATCGAAGTAgagtcaagttcaaattaaatattgagtttatttttatagaatgagttgagtttaaatCAGTTTCAATTGAATctaaagtgatttttttttttaaatcgagTTAGGATCTCAACTTGACGATCTCCAACCAATCTCCAATTTACTCTTTTGGTTTAGAACTGATCTTAAATTTGTCTTTTAGCTGAGTTCAAAgcaaatttaatcttaattacttgtattaattaattgagtttATATTTAGGGTAGGGATTTTCAAATATTGCCCAAGAGAGAGTATATTTACCTTAGGAATTTTGTGATTAAGAAATAGAaaagtttatttaattatatttttaatccaaCTTAATTAGTTTCTATATTCTTGTTTTATATGTGTTTATGTTGAGAAGAGCAAAAGGAGATAGCAAATTCTAAAGGGCCAGAAGAGCTGTTAAATTTTAGGGACATCAATGAAATGAAGTACTCTTGGAATGTAATATGTGAAGTGCTAAGATTGCAGCCACCAGTGATTGGAACTTTCAGAGAAGCCATTACCGGCTTCAACTATGATGGATTTCTTATTCCCAAAGGATGGAAGGTAATAATATGGTCATTCTCTCTTGTAgacttcttcatcttttttaaatttggactaaaacttttttacaatattttgaaatttggatTAGATTGGTTGATTGAACTAATTTGATCAAAAATCAAtgattaatttggtttgaaaatatgtttaaactTATATTAATCAATGAACTAGATCAACCCATGATTGAACCAAACAAATCATGTTAGGTTGTAGTTCAATTATTAAGTTAATCCAATCAAATTATCATACTAACGTTAAAAGTATATAAATCGATTTCAATatgtttcttcatatttatttttttccaaatttatgaGTATCTATAtgtgctttatttttttttttttacaactcTACTTAATTTGAGACAGATGCATATATATTCTTGAATCTCAATAcaactatatttgacaaaatgatCCCAAAAAATGCACATTACTTAACAATGTTTTCAATTTATGCTTGGCAGTTACATTGGTTTGCCTATGCAACACATAAGAACCCTAAATATTTTCCAGAGCCAGAAAAGTTTGATCCATCAAGATTTGAGGGAAATCGGTTAGTTCCTTTCACATATGTTCCATTTGGAGAAGGTCCTCACAAGTGCCCTGGAAGAGCTTTTGCTCGATTACAAATACTtgtttttatgcataatttggtCAACAAATTCAGGTGGGAGAAGGTTTTTCCAGATGAACAATTGATAAGGGATCCTCTCTTGGTGCCAACAAAAGGACTTCCAATTCGTCTTTATccccaaaaaccctaaattaatttttaaaaagttgctAAATATATGTAAGGTATTATCCGTGCAAtgcttttatttctttataagaTTGtgcttctctttgttttttgtaTGATGAAATGCCATGAACGACCTAATGTTGAATACTggtaataattaatatatacaaaagtATGTTCTCCTGTACCTCTAAAATACTGAGCTCCACATATTCTTGTAAGGGGATCTATTCCGTTTTCAGTGTCAAAATGAGAGGCTAGATAAATgtcttcttcatttcttcttaTTGGTTGATGAATCTTTAGACTTGTTACGAAATCCTAAATGGgtatcattttttaagtttcataCTAAAATGAGAAGGTTAAACTGAAATCCTAAATAGGTTTGttggtttaacttaatttaaattcgttTGGATCgagttcaatttgaactcaaGATGAGAGGGTCAATTTGTTTGTGAATGACTTGGTTCGATTTGAGAGTTGGGCAAAAGGATCGATTCAATTCAAGATTTGCTCATGATTTAATTTGAGACATATTAAACAATTGTCAAAGTTTTGCTCAcgatttattatatatgacaTTGTTTTGCCAATTATATGTAAATTGGAGTCATAAATGTaagctataaatttgagttatatattTGAACCATAAACTTGAATTGAGTTTCGA contains:
- the LOC123220675 gene encoding beta-amyrin 28-monooxygenase-like, which produces MEPFFLSLFLILIFLISLSLFSFSSIFKSKSSTEQNSTDEKLHELPPGRTGWPFIGEGIEYLSLAKKGCIENFISTRKNKHNPMLFKTSLLGETVAVLCSAEGNKLLFSSENKLVKSWRPRNFGKIFDNSDKTSTIEETMRMRSLSIVIKESNSLQKYVEIIDQVAKDHLEKYWEGKEEVKVYFLARKFTFTLACKLMLNIEDPEVVEELQKLFDHIAKGFFSLPINIPGTTLNRAIRASREIRKKFLGMIKQRKIEIMEKTVLDYEANDIVSKLLLEKSKDGEGLNESEIANMILGLLVAAHDNTSVTVVSTVKYLAELPETYDKFHGEQKEIANSKGPEELLNFRDINEMKYSWNVICEVLRLQPPVIGTFREAITGFNYDGFLIPKGWKLHWFAYATHKNPKYFPEPEKFDPSRFEGNRLVPFTYVPFGEGPHKCPGRAFARLQILVFMHNLVNKFRWEKVFPDEQLIRDPLLVPTKGLPIRLYPQKP